The Cyprinus carpio isolate SPL01 chromosome A3, ASM1834038v1, whole genome shotgun sequence genomic interval aggctgagccttctcagtcctcctgccctgcgtatgcgGAGCTGTTAGAGGTTATGGATCGCGCACAGCCACGGCAAAGTTGGACTTGCCAGTGGAAGCGTGCCAGCAAAGTGACGCCCGCGTGGTCACCGTCGACGAGCGTTTATTTGTTCTGACCATAGCCCTCACAGCCcgcaggtgagccttccattcttGACTGATTTACATACAGAAATCGAAAAAGAATGGAAAGAGGCCgtttttcttctcgcatccatcgttTTCAGCATACGTGATttatgccaacatcgaggggCCATGCAGCGAAAGCAGCTATGAGAGGAGgccccctgtagaagagacgctggctagctatctctctgtgggGGAAACATACTCCCGCTTAAACCTCCCTCTTTGCCATCTAAGTCCCCTACAGGATTACATCCCGCTGATGCGTGGGGGTGTAAAATGGcagagcatacgcagcagcaggtgcAGGCTGTGGCTCGTCGGTGCACACAATGGCATCGTGCTTCAGGCTTATCAGGCTGATTTGCTGAGGACCCTGGATAAAGGCGAGGGCCTTTAGCTCGAGGAGGGACAGGTAgctgagctgcgccgcaccacaccacagatctctctctccGTGCTACCAAGCAGGCTGACTCCACCATGGGAAggtctatggcggccatggtggtaacggagagacatctgtgggtgaacctggcagacatcggcgGGCGCTTCTTCTCGATTCCTGGTTCGCCTTCCGAAACTTTTCGGTACCAACTCCTTCGAGACGgtggtcgagaagttcagggaggccGAGGACGATGTGCTCTATGCTGCCTTTCCAAATCCTTCATTCCCCATTAAGGTGCAGGTCCGAGCCcgacaacataggggtcctggccccTCTCagtctgaggatcaaagacgggcgcaGGAAGGCTAGTGTCGTCGGCTCGTGTGCAAGTCCTCCGCCCCcgcctgcgggcaggggtaagaggaatcgtgggtaCCACGAGGAGGATAAGCAGGACCTGAGGGATAGTGATTGATTTCAGCTATTGAGGCAAGGTACTCGTCCGAATCAGAGTGATTATACCTAGGTAGCTACTCATTCCCTTTTGGGTGGTTTTTAAATTTCTGCTTTTAATCCCTCCCCTgccctaattcccctgtaaccaccaggtcttctccacctgatcgaggttaggtggaaaaaTTCTCGACATAACAGTCTCCaatgctggacctatgatgtgtGGCAGGTTCTGTGTttatagcaaccaccttactgatggtccggactaaaggaggcgccccttgatcGCGGGGCTCCAGTGGTAGGAGGGTGGGTGAGTatgtaaccctttctgtatatatttatgtgtattaaatgctggtggttatgtgtctactaataaactctgtgagtttcctttgcagtgctaaGCAGTTACGGCGTTTACTAACACACTCGTCAGCACACGGCTGTCTGGCCTCGTGCTCTGGTATTAGGCGACCGAGATCACAGGCTTCTGCGGGAGCCCTCGCTGATCATCAGACAGCACTGCaggggaatttcatggatgtccggccaggtcacccccTGAGGGGCCCTCCTGGCCGCTTAACGTTTGTGCTGTCTCATCCCACCGGAAGTGAAGGGGGGGTAGTTACGTGAAGTCTTCCCTGTATATACTGGCcttcaggtgatgctcccctcacCAGAGGGATACAAAATTCGAGCTTGTCTCTCTCCcatgcggttcagcgcctctgcgatgcttaggaacctataagtacacacgctaagctctgtgtactttctggaaactacatggtggtcagtgtgcacgtgaacactttttgcacactttctaaaatccacgtaagtggtaagtcGGTGCACGCAAGACGGAcctctgcgcactttctaaaatcctgtacGGTTAGGGTTACGTGCTCCGCCtcattccctttcttgagatgattagaccttggttccttgggctccattcagcccaGTATGTATTTGCTTATACACTTCAAGCGGGGGGGTctgcttccctcaacatgaggggctattttgggcgattctcgtggtagtgtTTAGCAGAGCGCTCCCCTTTtcccaagaagggtcgcctatgagcgtgctactctggatatcagggagttctcctctcatatgagactggaGGTTCGCtgttttttccccagagcgctccagcattatgttcctccacagatcgagttgatgactctcaaaacatactgtatttgagATTGCAAAACCATCTTCATcgatgagctgctctatcagagtgccacaaGATCCCCTCCTTACGAACGGTAtgtgaaaatccatgctatggtaagtgtgcacggtGAAGtcctttgcacactttctgaaccTCCACAACTGTGGTAAGTTCACAAGCtgagtactctgcgttctttctaaaaaatCCTATGTAGGGTGAGTGCTTCACGCAGTTGCTTCCtccgtgccctttcttgagttggtaaagcccccattcatcttgggcgccactccacctatgtatcctcggatacctatctaaacagggtgttacTGGAGATCtattgagacagctccttcagcaagcttatgcgaaagcaagcagtagcccctgtgtgacaggcaggacttagtataaaatgctaggttcttagccgtatccctttaaaggaatctttcctgattccaagccttcagctctaccccgggccgaggccctaacaatcaAGTtcggtatgtagcttaggcctttggccgtaaggggtactgtcacagacagccgtctaacgtcccaggggcaactcccatggaaatggtagagttggtacttagtgttcgccatgattctggcctgcactcccctcagcatggtggcgtgGGGTATCTGTTCCCCatatagcgacccctagaggacgcagcatttcgaagttcccttgaaagggaacgtctcaggttacgaatgtaaatttacacatttctttaaatgttttcacCAAACAAATCTTCAAAAATCTTGAACTCGTTCAccgagtgttttgttttttaggcatttggatatatatttaaacattaaataatttatatttaaaaaaaaaatatcaaattgaaTTTTAATCCAAACATTATGGacatttatattcatacaatttcataaatatgtaatataaaatatatatttaaaaatttaaatatgatctAAATTCATTGGTCTTCACTACatcacttaaatttaaataaataataataaaaaaaaaggtacaaaaatgaTAGTCTTTTCCCAGCAGAAACATCATTCATATTATAATGTGTTtctatgtgagtgtgtgtaccaTCCATGTGTGTACATGTTTGGGTATATGAGTTTTTTCTTCTGCATCTGGGATATTCTGTAGTCTCAGGccttttttttggaggggggggtaTGCACCTTTTTTTTAGATTGTGTgagtactgtatattaaaaagaaattttttttttttttttttttttttttttttttttttgacattgcatTAATTTCTATTGTGGGTCGAACTGATCCACGAGGgacacttttgttacttttttttattacacccacataaactatatatacataaacttaTATTCactcactttgtgtgtgtgtgtgtgtgtgtgtgtgtgtgtgtattccaggTTCAAGTGGGACAAAAGTCACAAAGTCGTACCATAATGACCAacactagattaaaaaaaaaaaaatctttaaaaatgattttcaagtcAAAATGACCCGAGGGATGGAAGAGggttaaattaatgcattaaatcgaCAGCCCAACTTTAAAGTCTATGTTCTGAAGTGAAAATAGTGCCAACCGGAAGTGTTGAAGAAAAACTTATAATGTCATGGTGTAACCACTATAGCTTCCTATTTAAACATATCCACATTATTTTTCATGATAGAGAGATTTTACCTGTACAAAAACAGCCTGATATAGCCTACTGCTTTATAATTGCAAACTTTTAACCATTgtcacataatttatattttattattgtaatcatatATACACCACTTTGTAGCACAAGCGGTTTAACAGTTTACGGCACTTTGttatttttctagttatttaCTCACAGCTAATGAATTGAAAGTCTCGCACAATCATAAAAATAGCTtacttctgcattgcaaaataaatgtataaagagGCTGCTTTTGGAATCcctataattttatgttttacaacaacaacaaaaatactgagattGGCCtggggggttgtgtgtgtgtgagtttgggtgtgagagtgtgcgtgggTGTCTAAtttgcattcaaaatgttttggacaattaacaaaaacccaccaattcaaaaaattagaatatggtgacatgccaatcagctaatcaactcaaaacacctgcaaaggtttcctaagcctcagtttggttcactaggctacacaatcatggggaagactgctgatctgacagttgtccagaagacaatcattgatacccttcacaaggagggtaagccacgaACATTCATAGCCAAAGAAGCTgcgctgttcacagagtgctgtatccaagcatgttaacagaaagttgagtggaaggaaaaagtgtggaagaaaaagatgcacaaaagacaaccgagagaaccgcagccttaggAGGGATTGtcagcaaaatcaattcaagaatttgagtgaacttcacaaggaatggactgaggctggggtcaaggcatcaagagccaccacacacagacatgtcaaggaatttgctgaaccacagacaacgtcagaggcgtcttacctgggctaaggagaagaagaactggactgttgcccagtggtcagatgagagcaggttttgtatttcatttggaaaccaaggtcctagagtctggaggaagggtggagaagctcatagcccaagttggttgaagtccagtgttaagtttccacagttctgtgatgattttgggttgcaatgtcatctgctggttgTTGatccattgtgtgttttttgaaaatcaatgccaaagtcactgcacccgttttaaaccaagaaattttggagcacttcatgcttccttctgctgaccagctttttgaagatgctgatttcattttccagcaggatttggcacctgcccacactgccaaaagcaccaaaagagaccaaaaaatgcagatgagctgaaggccactgtcaaagaaacctgggcttccataccacctcagcagtgccacaaactgatcacctccatgccacgccggattgaggcagtaattaaagcaaaaggagcccctaccaagtattgagtacatgtacagtaaatgaacatactttccagaagaccaacaattcactaaaaatgttttttttttttttttttaattggtcttatgaagtattctaatttgttgagatagtgaattggtgggtttttgttaaatgtgagccaaaatcatcacaattaaaagaaccaaagacttaaactacttcagtctgtgtgcactgaatttatttaatacatgagttttgcaatttgagttgaattactgaaataaatgaacttttccacaacattctaatttattgaggtgcacctgtatgtttttatgtaactgattttaaaaagttataaacagTCTTGCAGAAAAATATTAGAAGACTAACTTTTAAGGCcgatgtgattttgccaagtaagacatgttccaatccctacccctaaacctaaatcagtgggaaatgatagctgaatAACAAGAGTGTagtgttaataaacatttaaatccacaacctaataaaagtaaacaattatgtataaaaacaactagggaattcacaagcctctctatagagtcctacacaggaatctagtggttacaccatgaaattacaggtttttctttttttgctttcaccaggaggtgctattctgccttcaaaaatgGGATTTTAAAGGCCTAATATCTATTTTAATCtcaaatactgcattaattgtaaaattattgtaaaaaaaaaaaaaaaatttgtaaaattattgtataaatattgattagtaccatgaaattctctcaaaatacaaaataaaaaaatgttattgaacaaaaatatattagatttattttactgaagaaaaaaaaaaaagattacatttcaggtgtccggtcacttttgaccatgaagaccatgagtgtgattCTCAAATGAGgaatgcacaagggttaaatgaATGACTGATGTCTTACTGTACCTCACATGCATCTTTTCCTCCCTGATTTAACAATCCAGCACAAATCATATTGCTTGTGATATTTCTGATCCCTTTATAAGCATTAGCACAGGCACTGTTATTCACAACTGGTATCATCACCTCCTGCAGTATGTCAGGAAACTGGGTGCCTGTGACACAGATCAGAGGACACATTTGATGGCTTTTATTTCTAGGTAAACTGTTGAGGTTTACAGTGATGTTTGTATTCAGTTAACTGGCAAGTCAATGTTCACTCACCTTCAGGTTGTAGTCTGCCCCATCCAGTGACCCAACTCTCCGTACCTGCACCAAATACACTTCCAGCCGCTGCCAGACAGACTGGCCTGATGTAATCAGAGAAATTCACAGAGGAGGAGAGCTGGATCAGTGCTATGTCATTGTCATAAGTAACATTGTCAAAGTCAGAATGGTTGATAATTTGTTTAGCTCTAATAGGTCCGGATGTCTCATTAGGGTTTTTGTCAGATTGACTCAGACGACCGAAGTACATCTTAATGTAACGGTAATCGTACCTGTAAATAGAGAAAGTGTTCTTAAAATCCCACTATTATCAATCTGCAAATGTATCATAATCTTTATTTAAGCATAAAACTTCATACTCCTGGAAGCAGTGAGCTGCAGATAAAACCCAGTCTTTAGTGATGAGAGTCCCGCCACAGAAATGGTTATCGTTGACAGTATGAATGCTGACCTGCCACGGCCAATCACCTGCCGTTGCATCCTCCCCTCCAACAATCCTGTTATTGAGAGGGGCTCGACCACATACTGATGAGAGGAAAGAAGATTTCTTAATGTGCCTCTCAGACACAGAAGATTCACATTCTGTGAGATTTAGGGTCATTATGATACAACTTACCATCTAACTGGCAGAGTGAACCTGTGTGGAAAGATGAAGACAAAGTAAGCAGACAATCATCCAGACAGAGCTGATAAACTGGTTTGTGTGGCATACAATCACTCATATGTGTATTAGAAGAGCACATCATAACCTACCTCAATCATAACTCATCTCTAACTATTCAACTACTAAAGTTTTCTAGGAATACTCATAGAAGGCAATAAAACCTCACGAGAGAAtctcagaaaaatatatattttttttatacaaattcttagtaatatgcaaacataaatgtaaaataaaaatggtttgaccaataaatcataaaagatctattaatttttaatacattttgtgtgtgtaatattgtgttaaatgtgttaaaaagtaaaaaagaaaaaagaaaaaaaagcaacgcAGTGCATCCAACACGTGTTAtttatcagccaatcacattgcTGCGTGCATCACTTCATGAGCCATTACTCTGCTCAAGAGCAAGTTTCCTCACTTCAATAATCTaaatgtgtgtttgctgtgtttttattgcaTACTTGCATCAAAAATAACACATACTTGACACAAATTGTGTAACTGTAACACATTTATGTGTAAAGAATTTCAACAAACTTTCTGTGTTAGGACCAGGaggaataaaactaataaatgccTTGACCCATCTAGTCAAAAGTGTTTTAAGAAACATTACAACAATCatgtttttaagtcagtttaatgtatttatgtttaaatgacGTATAAAGCTAAGTTGATTGTTGATTGATTGATCTTTACATCACTTGAATGATTTTGAAGAACATAGACTTACATTTACAGTGACCATAGCAAACTCATGCATTTGCAAGTAAACACTAATAAGAATAAAGACTTACATGTATCAGATAATCAGAATATGTTATAGCTTACATAATAAGTCTCATAAAGAAACCATTCTTCGTAGTAGGTCAAAATATCAGCAGACAGCAGCAGCgttgatgtttaatttattttctatataagcATTTAGATGCTCGTGACAATATCTAGTTTGTCCAATTGACGTTTTCTCTAGtattaagacataaaacatattttacagcTCATCTGATGCTGATCTTTAGGGTCTAACCCCTGATTTCCACTGCACACTTCTGCGGCGTGTTACGGCTCCGACGTGGCTACCGGAGCTGATCGtggccactctagtcaatgcttgctTCACTAAAGATACGCGCTTAGCTAAGCGGCGCGGAGAGCCGCTtctgggatgcttttgaaaagtgATGCGACAGACTACAAGTTAccttatttaaactgtaatagtagtgtaacttgttcaattactttattaaagtaatttaactgattacttttgattgtCTATTTTCAACagttcaaacatttacaccacgcagggttaaccttacagtagtgctcaacactgtcagactttcacaatccttcatcacttaaattaagatGATCGAATTTGAAAACATCCACCACAAGATCAGACTTAAGTCCtgctttttactttgagattgatctgaagtttaatgcagatttaaaatcataagaaatagtttacagatactgtttttgaaaccaaatctttgcataactacatgaaacactgcatctaacaatttgggaaaaaattagttattaattaaaaacaataataaataaaagcatatacatcaactcaaatacggttatctaataagcatgtgtcctattctgtgtactaaactcctaaAACATTGGTGTCTCTTTGAAACCTTGCTGTCTCTtcgtatatgatatgatgatagttttttcaaaataagtaaaatgctcatgaggtgactcagagcagttccagagattatgtttatatgttcatgtactcatatattgaggctgaaaacactgctaGCTTCAGTAGGtctgtgtgtagtaaatgaaactgCATGTCTGTGCTATTAATTTCCACGAGGGGtggactgggaaaaaaaatatcaggccaggaaatctcacactcatacaccCACAACAtattctgaaacatggacaaaCCTATTTTTTTGCATGGACTTcacataaaaaaggtttaaatctttaggttggggacatgcaaaataattaagagTTTTCTCCTAAACTACACCTtcacattcatttttcttttcagtctctttattttgccaTATCTCTTACATGAAtacaagataatatatatatataaagcattaaatGATTCTTCATCTCAGGATTTTTTTGAAAGGAGCGTTGTAAAGAAAGGAGACGTTTTTTGCACCAGCTCTCTGTTCTTTGGTAGTCAACGTCGGGTTGAGCGAAATGGCAGTGGTGCTACCCAGTGGTTTGTTTCATcgacatacatttatttttccattatttgaAGAAACTCAGCATCTTCAATAGATGGCGCAGATTTGTCATCATTAGAAGTTTTAGCAAACACACAATCATCTAAACTCTCTGTTTCCTATGTAGGAACATCTAGGGAACACAGTGAATCTGTACAATCTTCTTGCTGAAAGTGTCTTATTTTCATGTAGTTTCTGCAAGGGTTGAACAGAGATAGTTTTccatttaataacacatttgttttgaaagtgCTAACATCCGTTGGCTTATGAGCTCCTCCTAAGCACACTTCTCCGACTATAACCCAACCTAAATCTAGTCTCTGGTCATAAGGCATGTTATTTTCTCCAAAGTACCGGAGCATGTTTTTAAGGTATATGAGAGTGACTCTCTTGTGATGCCAAAAGCATCAAAGAACTTTGAGTTGGCTAATGATTGATTGCTTTGATCATCCAATACTGCTTACATCCTCACAGCACTTTCAGGTTTGCCACAAGGATATACTGTCACCAAACAGATTTTAGAATGTGATTTGGGCTTTATCATGCTTCCACATATTCCTGTGCACTTGGATATAATAGCTGTTGACATAGTCTCTTTATTCTCCCCACCCTACTAGCTCACTTCAGCAGGCGGTTCTGTAACCCAGGGAGCTGGACCTGGATGCACTGCTGCGGTATGCTTCTCAGTATTGCATTCTTTGCACTTTACGCTGACTTTACAGTCCTTTGCAAAATGCTGAATAGATGAATAACATCtaaaacaaatgttcttttcTTTCAGGTACCTTTTGCGATCATCTATGTGTCTACTTTTGAGCTGACAACACTTTGTCAGCGGATAATGTTTGTTATGAATTGGACACTGACTATCTGGATTGATCAGTTTTTTTGCAGTCTTTTCCCATTAAAGACTGTATGCCCAGTTGACACATCAGCCTTTCTGACTGATACAGACTGTACTTTGCTGCAGATATTTCTGCTTTTGCAGAAGTTTGGCTATTGCTTATTGGGAATGTGAAAcaatataataagaatataataattatatattatacaatataataagatatacaataaaataagaaattgaaTGGCGGAAAGAAAACATCGACAACAGTCATCGAACATCAGTAGCCCTAAGTGGTTCCCTTGATTCAACTGCAGCTGCATAAACTGCTGCTTCAGATCGACAACAGACAAGCTTGTTGTGCATTTTGCTCCTGGCAAGgcaagttttattaatattttcttacaCAGATGGTAAAgcaaaatttttaaaactttggctTGCTGCcctaaaattgatttattttgtaaagcatgaaaagtagAAATAGCATGCTTCTAATTCTGCTTTGCATCTCACTGATTACGCTTTCAATTCTGCTTTCTCTTTCATCATTTTTGCCTCTTTTCAGCGTATGCATCTCACGGATCGCGCTGAAACTCTGCGCGTGCCATTTCTGCTTTTGCTCTaggcaatcttttttttttttttccttttttttttttgtggcaagtttacatttatatagcacatttcttacacaatggtaattcaaagtgctttacataaaagaaagtaaaacatgaaaaaaacaagcaattttaaaactttggaaattatttaaaaattgatttatttaaaatgaatttaaaacagatgaaaatagaaaatgattttacataaaatacagtgaatacgtaagatactgtacagtgcaatcagttcgatattcggacatcgcacagtgctcattcaataaatgcacagctaaacaaatgagttttgagtctagatttaaaatgtgaactaatgttttagcacatctgatctcttctggaagctgattccaaccgcgggcggcatagtaactaaagcaCGGATAGCTGCTGAACTGGCGGATGATCTACTCGAGCGTGAAGAATATTTGGAGGTGGATACTTGCGATCACGTCTCTAATCCTTGCTGGGTAGTTTCAGCATCCTTGTCTGGATCCATCTTTCTTTCATgcaaactgaaatcttttttttttttttcttttttttttgtgcagcatAGTTAATACAGCTCTTGTAATCTTGCTTGTTGCGTCAATGCTTTTTTACTATGCTGTCCACGCAACTACATTGCTATAAAGAAGCTAGACAGCTAGCtaacaaatgcacacaaagcaGTTTATTCTGTCCAGAATGTTTAATTCTGTGATTGCttgtttccttttcatttttttttaaacatatcttTCTCTAAGACAATGACTGTTCACGAGGTGAGCTAAAACTATTGCTGAACTGTGCCTGTTGCTGAACTAAATAAACACTGCGCATATACAGAGTAATAAAACTGCAATATTGAAAATGGCCTGTAGGCGTCAGCAATACACCATGACCAGACAGTGGGCAGAACATTCAGTGATTTGGAGAAAAGATGGGTGGAACAATACCCAAACCCCAAATTGTAGCTATATTAAAGCAACTTAATCTGTATTTGAAAATAAGTGTGCATTTCTTTGTGTACTTTTTCAagcaatgtatttatatttttcattgctTCATAAAATTTTGAATACTATTAATTCTgaattatcacattttttttcaaattataaagtAACATTAAAGTCATCAGatctataaataacaaataaaagtaTGATATTTATGAAGTGACTAAAAACCTAAtccattaaaatgaatacattatttgtagagaaatgtattttgtagataaatctacaaaaacaattaaaagcattaaagtgAAGGTCTTAAGATCCAAAGCTTTTTACAGTCATGAGAAACATAATTGTTACGTGTTAACAAAGGTTCTTAGGAATTAAATGGCTTGTCAGGTAATAAACAATTGAAACAAATACTATTAAATTTACATCTGTTTTTGGTCATGTTGTTGGCTTCTTGTAAACTCTTACCTGTTATGTAGAGAAGTGTGATTGCAGCAACACTCAAAGTGCTGTTGAACTTCATCCTTCTGCTCTTCTCTGTGATCTGACTGCTGTTTCTCCACACTCAGCTTTCTGATGAGATGGAAAGCAAGTATCAGCACATTTATCAAGAGTTCTCTGTCTCCGCCCCACCACTGCATTCATCTCTGACTCATAGCTTATTCAAATGCTTATTCTGAGATTTTCATATGTGTCTTTTGTGGATATGGGTGGGACTGTCACACTCGATTGCAGAAAGCTCACAATAAAGGTTAAGTTCAAcattttttaactctttccctacccacattttatg includes:
- the LOC109076009 gene encoding serine protease 27-like; translated protein: MKFNSTLSVAAITLLYITGSLCQLDVCGRAPLNNRIVGGEDATAGDWPWQVSIHTVNDNHFCGGTLITKDWVLSAAHCFQEYDYRYIKMYFGRLSQSDKNPNETSGPIRAKQIINHSDFDNVTYDNDIALIQLSSSVNFSDYIRPVCLAAAGSVFGAGTESWVTGWGRLQPEGTQFPDILQEVMIPVVNNSACANAYKGIRNITSNMICAGLLNQGGKDACEGDSGGPVVSKNGSLWIQSGVVSFGEKCAEPKYPGVFTRVSQYQNWIKSYTGSNPPGFVQFNSTSSSNLRSVPSWHITIFVIYSLCLFFF